One stretch of Labrus bergylta chromosome 24, fLabBer1.1, whole genome shotgun sequence DNA includes these proteins:
- the LOC109990177 gene encoding LOW QUALITY PROTEIN: sodium/potassium-transporting ATPase subunit alpha-1 (The sequence of the model RefSeq protein was modified relative to this genomic sequence to represent the inferred CDS: inserted 1 base in 1 codon) codes for MGRGEGREQYELAATSEQGGKKKAKGKKKEKDMDELKKEVDMDDHKLTLDELNRKYGTDLNNGLTSAKAAEILARDGPNALTPPPTTPEWVKFCKQMFGGFSMLLWTGAILCFLAYGIQAAMEDEPANDNLYLGVVLSAVVIITGCFSYYQEAKSSKIMDSFKNLVPQQALVVRDGEKKQLNAEEVVVGDLVEVKGGDRIPADLRIISAHGCKVDNSSLTGESEPQTRTPDFSNDNPLETRNIAFFSTNCVEGTARGVVISTGDRTVMGRIATLASGLEVGRTPISIEIEHFIHIITGVAVFLGVSFFVLSLILGYTWLEAVIFLIGIIVANVPEGLLATVTVCLTLTAKRMAKKNCLVKNLEAVETLGSTSTICSDKTGTLTQNRMTVAHMWFDNQIHEADTTENQSGTSFDRSSATWAALARIAGLCNRAVFLAEQSNLPILKRDVAGDASESALLKCIELCCGSVQEMREKYPKISEIPFNSTNKYQLSVHKNSSSEDESKHLLVMKGAPERILDRCSSIMLQGKEQPLDDELKDAFQNAYLELGGLGERVLGFCHFNLPDDQFPEGFAFDTDEVNFPTENLCFIGLMSMIDPPRAAVPDAVGKCRSAGIKVIMVTGDHPITAKAIAKGVGIISEGNETVEDIAARLNIPINEVNPRDAKACVVHGGDLKDLSPEQLDDILKYHTEIVFARTSPQQKLIIVEGCQRQGAIVAVTGDGVNDSPALKKADIGVAMGISGSDVSKQAADMILLDDNFASIVTGVEEGRLIFDNLKKSIAYTLTSNIPEITPFLLFICANIPLPXGTVTILCIDLGTDMVPAISLAYEAAESDIMKRQPRNPKTDKLVNERLISIAYRTDR; via the exons ATGGGACGAGga GAAGGACGCGAGCAGTATGAGCTGGCTGCGACCTCGGAGCAGGGCGGCAAGAAGAAGGCGaaggggaagaagaaggagaaggatatGGATGAGCTGAAGAAAGAAGTGGATATG GATGATCACAAGCTGACCCTCGACGAGCTCAATCGCAAATATGGAACAGACCTCAACAAC GGTTTGACTAGTGCAAAGGCTGCTGAGATTTTGGCCAGAGATGGACCAAACgccctcactcctcctcccacCACCCCAGAGTGGGTCAAATTCTGCAAACAG ATGTTTGGTGGTTTCTCCATGCTTCTGTGGACCGGTGCCATCCTCTGTTTCCTGGCCTATGGTATCCAGGCTGCAATGGAGGATGAGCCTGCCAATGATAAT TTGTACCTGGGTGTCGTGCTTTCTGCTGTCGTCATCATCACTGGTTGCTTCTCGTACTACCAAGAGGCCAAAAGCTCCAAGATCATGGACTCCTTCAAGAACCTGGTCCCACAG CAAGCCCTGGTCGTCCGAGACGGTGAGAAGAAGCAACTCAACGCTGAGGAGGTTGTGGTCGGAGATTTAGTGGAGGTGAAAGGAGGTGACAGGATCCCCGCTGACCTGCGAATCATCTCCGCTCACGGCTGCAAG GTGGACAACTCCTCCCTGACCGGAGAATCTGAGCCCCAGACTCGTACTCCTGACTTCTCCAATGACAACCCTCTGGAGACCAGGAACATCGCCTTCTTCTCCACCAACTGTGTTGAAG GAACTGCTCGCGGTGTCGTGATCAGCACCGGAGATCGCACCGTCATGGGTCGTATCGCCACTCTGGCCTCTGGACTGGAAGTGGGACGCACCCCCATCTCCATCGAGATCGAGCATTTCATTCACATCATCACTGGTGTGGCCGTCTTCCTTGGTGTTTCCTTCTTCgtcctctctctcatcctcgGGTACACCTGGCTGGAAGCCGTCATCTTCCTCATCGGTATCATTGTCGCCAACGTGCCAGAAGGTCTCCTGGCTACCGTCACT GTGTGTCTGACGCTGACCGCTAAGCGTATGGCCAAGAAGAACTGCCTGGTGAAGAACTTGGAAGCCGTGGAGACCCTGGGATCCACCTCCACCATCTGCTCCGACAAGACCGGCACCCTGACCCAGAACAGGATGACCGTGGCCCACATGTGGTTTGACAACCAGATCCACGAGGCCGACACCACAGAGAACCAGAGCGGGACCTCCTTCGACAGGAGCTCAGCCACCTGGGCCGCCCTCGCCAGGATCGCCGGACTCTGCAACCGCGCCGTCTTCCTGGCTGAGCAGAGCAATCTTCCCATCCTGAAG aGAGATGTTGCTGGTGACGCCTCTGAGTCGGCTCTGCTGAAATGCATCGAGCTGTGCTGCGGATCAGTCCAGGAAATGCGAGAGAAATATCCCAAAATATCCGAGATCCCATTCAACTCTACTAATAAGTACCAG cttTCCGTTCACAAAAATAGCTCATCTGAGGACGAGTCCAAGCACCTGCTGGTGATGAAAGGAGCCCCAGAAAGAATCTTGGACCGCTGCTCCTCCATCATGCTGCAGGGCAAAGAGCAGCCTCTAGACGATGAGTTAAAAGACGCTTTCCAGAATGCATACCTTGAACTGGGAGGTCTGGGAGAAAGAGTTTTGG GTTTCTGCCATTTCAACCTGCCTGATGACCAGTTCCCAGAGGGCTTTGCTTTCGACACTGATGAGGTGAACTTCCCCACGGAGAACCTCTGCTTCATCGGCCTCATGTCTATGATTGATCCTCCTCGTGCTGCTGTGCCCGATGCTGTCGGAAAATGCAGGAGCGCTGGAATCAAG GTCATCATGGTAACTGGTGATCATCCAATCACAGCTAAGGCCATTGCTAAGGGTGTGGGTATCATCTCTGAAGGCAACGAGACTGTTGAGGACATCGCTGCACGTCTGAACATCCCAATCAATGAAGTCAACCCCCG AGATGCCAAGGCCTGTGTAGTCCACGGCGGAGACCTGAAGGATCTCTCTCCAGAGCAGCTTGATGACATCCTTAAGTACCACACCGAGATTGTCTTTGCCAGAACCTCTCCGCAGCAGAAACTGATCATCGTGGAGGGCTGCCAGAGACAG GGAGCCATTGTGGCTGTGACAGGTGACGGTGTGAACGACTCTCCTGCTCTGAAGAAGGCCGACATCGGCGTTGCTATGGGTATCTCTGGATCTGACGTCTCCAAACAGGCCGCTGACATGATCCTGCTGGACGACAACTTCGCCTCCATCGTTACAGGAGTAGAAGAAG GCCGTCTGATCTTTGACAACTTGAAGAAGTCCATCGCCTACACTCTGACCAGTAACATCCCTGAGATCacacctttcctcctcttcatctgtgCCAACATCCCGTTGC CTGGAACCGTCACCATCCTCTGTATCGACCTGGGAACGGACATG GTCCCTGCTATCTCCCTGGCTTATGAAGCAGCTGAAAGCGACATCATGAAGAGACAGCCCAGAAACCCCAAAACAGACAAGCTGGTGAACGAGAGGCTCATCAGTATAGCCTACCGGACAGATCGGTAA